The following are from one region of the Stigmatella ashevillena genome:
- a CDS encoding DUF1697 domain-containing protein, with product MNRLIILLRGINVGGHRKVPMEHLRQLCRELGFDDVESYIQSGNLVLSAPQGAEAAVASLEPAIEQRFGFAVDVIARTARQWADYAAGSPFPDAAEQHPNLLHLALSKQKPKSGAAAALRERAMAGERIETVGDALWVHFPDGVARTKLSPAVFDKAMGSPVTARNWRTVLKLHEMAGGQR from the coding sequence ATGAACCGGCTCATCATTCTTCTGCGCGGCATCAACGTGGGGGGCCACCGCAAGGTCCCCATGGAGCATCTCCGGCAGCTTTGCCGGGAACTCGGCTTCGACGACGTCGAGAGCTATATCCAGAGCGGCAATCTCGTCCTCTCCGCTCCCCAAGGCGCTGAGGCCGCCGTGGCGTCGCTCGAACCGGCGATCGAGCAGCGCTTCGGCTTCGCGGTCGACGTGATCGCCCGGACCGCCCGGCAATGGGCCGATTATGCCGCCGGGAGCCCTTTTCCAGATGCCGCCGAGCAGCACCCAAACCTCCTGCACCTGGCCCTGTCCAAGCAGAAACCGAAGTCCGGTGCGGCGGCCGCGCTTCGCGAGCGCGCCATGGCTGGGGAGCGCATCGAGACCGTGGGGGATGCGCTCTGGGTTCATTTCCCCGATGGCGTGGCCAGGACCAAGCTCAGCCCGGCGGTGTTCGACAAAGCCATGGGCTCCCCTGTCACCGCGCGCAACTGGAGAACCGTGCTGAAGCTTCACGAGATGGCGGGGGGGCAGCGATGA